Below is a window of Palaemon carinicauda isolate YSFRI2023 unplaced genomic scaffold, ASM3689809v2 scaffold3228, whole genome shotgun sequence DNA.
cacaagtatatataaaggtacatgtaaaggaaggaccaaatgaaaaggtatctcccaaatttgaaggtccttatagagtgttagaaagggaaaggaataataaatttaagctgatacatgaacagaatttagatgtaaggtatgcccattggaatcatatgaaggttgtaaaaactaatccatggtcctctcaacttctacaggaagtggtggaaaaacttccttctgatcctacccctggtggtcggtatcacttgcgaaatagacattaaaagtggggccttgatacaaaatcatggaaaaggtgaactgttaacagattttgctgtagtaaaaattaatgtcaattcaatattagaaagggaagaacatttgaaccagttagataaagaactacggaagtgcatactaacccatagtgattctgcctttgtagaagtattaagaaatttacagggtaaaattgaagacattgtcaggcctcaaagaaacaagagatctttgttaccttttgtaggaagtgcatttagtgctttgtttggagtggctacagaaaacgatgtaaaaggtttgactgatcgtgtagaactaatcgagaaatgggctaatcagaagggtaatcttataagtactctaatagaaaataataataagaatgtagagaacataaaaaagatggtggaatttattaatcaagttaacgtgaatgtttctgataaaatagatgacgtagaacaagtgtttaagttgattcatgaagtagaaatcgagattggtgatcacaaggaatctgtgaacggactaataaatgcacaaaagggaatactcagccctgctatcatttctccaaaaactttgaaagaaattatcgattggtgtatggtaaatagccattccaagcctttgctagaagatatattttggtattacacaatgtcaactgtgaaagtaacaaaagggtatttgttggtattgatccccttcaagggtatgaatttgtttgacctatatacaatacatcctttcccagttaagataggaaatgcaacaataatttggaaccatccgaaggttcgtctagcattggataagaacaagttgttgatgattattttagaagaaggtgatttagaacagtgtgtgttgataagtgaaagtcaatccatgtgcaattttgtgcaaattaaacaacctatgagcaattttccgtgtatccaaggtattttctttgagaattatgagttgatgagagagtgtaaatttgaaacctttgctttgccatacagggcattacatttaggtaatgagatttttgtttatgtacaaaatactaaaaatgcagaagttacttgtgatgggaagactcaaacatttcagttaggaaacttgaagtcatttgcagattcttgctcagtagtgataaatgattatctctattatgtaccaagtgtgtttttgcattatgagttaaat
It encodes the following:
- the LOC137636545 gene encoding uncharacterized protein, with amino-acid sequence MVASLRDTVPCCIKFELILALFQESAETPFYVSKKYKTISRKTEGNQRSREPMDMKWWKNFLLILPLVVGITCEIDIKSGALIQNHGKGELLTDFAVVKINVNSILEREEHLNQLDKELRKCILTHSDSAFVEVLRNLQGKIEDIVRPQRNKRSLLPFVGSAFSALFGVATENDVKGLTDRVELIEKWANQKGNLISTLIENNNKNVENIKKMVEFINQVNVNVSDKIDDVEQVFKLIHEVEIEIGDHKESVNGLINAQKGILSPAIISPKTLKEIIDWCMVNSHSKPLLEDIFWYYTMSTVKVTKGYLLVLIPFKGMNLFDLYTIHPFPVKIGNATIIWNHPKVRLALDKNKLLMIILEEGDLEQCVLISESQSMCNFVQIKQPMSNFPCIQGIFFENYELMRECKFETFALPYRALHLGNEIFVYVQNTKNAEVTCDGKTQTFQLGNLKSFADSCSVVINDYLYYVPSVFLHYELNQSSIAKSYENKINHFQLDKLTVVENVAMPLDNDYVLFYKKDVAPFLTMCNVFLIVLITVVTYNVVKYLVFRKLERINELLLVITGKPKE